In the Anaerosporomusa subterranea genome, one interval contains:
- the queA gene encoding tRNA preQ1(34) S-adenosylmethionine ribosyltransferase-isomerase QueA: MKLSEFDYDLPEQLIAQHPIEPRDSSRLLVLDRASTEIRHGMFKDLLEYISPGDTLVFNDTRVIPARLMGRRADTGGQVEVFLLSEKTEGEWEVLVKPGKRAKPGMVIEFGPELSCEVLSGTDFGGRVVRFAFSGIFAEILDRLGETPLPPYIHERLSDSERYQTVYSRQRGSAAAPTAGLHFTPALLSQIKEKGARLAFITLHVGLGTFRPVAAEDITDHVMHREYFSVSEEAAEAVNQAKEQGGRVIAVGTTSIRTLETAVRNGRLSAGSGWTEIFIYPGYQFQLVDGIITNFHLPKSTLIMLISAFAGRERVLAAYKEAVQREYRFFSFGDAMLLL; this comes from the coding sequence ATGAAGTTATCTGAGTTTGATTATGATTTGCCGGAACAGTTGATTGCACAACACCCGATAGAACCCCGCGATAGCTCGCGTCTGCTTGTGCTGGATCGGGCATCAACGGAAATCCGGCATGGCATGTTCAAGGATTTGCTTGAGTACATCTCGCCGGGAGACACACTTGTCTTCAACGATACTCGCGTTATTCCGGCCCGGCTTATGGGGCGGCGAGCAGATACCGGCGGTCAGGTTGAAGTTTTCTTACTATCAGAGAAGACTGAAGGTGAGTGGGAGGTTCTGGTAAAACCGGGAAAACGGGCCAAGCCAGGAATGGTCATTGAATTTGGTCCTGAACTGTCTTGTGAGGTGCTTAGCGGGACAGATTTTGGCGGTAGAGTTGTCAGGTTTGCCTTTTCTGGCATCTTTGCAGAGATTCTCGATCGTCTGGGCGAGACACCGCTGCCGCCTTATATTCATGAACGACTGTCAGACAGCGAACGCTACCAAACCGTATACTCGCGACAACGGGGGTCTGCTGCCGCGCCAACGGCAGGACTTCATTTTACGCCTGCCTTACTGAGCCAGATCAAAGAAAAAGGGGCAAGATTGGCTTTTATTACGCTGCATGTCGGATTAGGCACGTTTCGACCGGTTGCTGCCGAAGATATCACTGATCATGTCATGCACCGGGAGTACTTCTCCGTTTCTGAGGAAGCTGCTGAAGCGGTTAATCAAGCAAAGGAACAGGGCGGCCGGGTGATTGCCGTAGGGACAACGTCCATTCGTACGCTGGAGACAGCGGTGCGAAACGGGCGCTTATCGGCAGGCAGCGGCTGGACCGAGATTTTTATTTATCCGGGTTATCAATTTCAACTAGTAGATGGCATCATCACTAATTTTCATTTGCCTAAATCCACGCTGATTATGTTGA
- a CDS encoding SpoIID/LytB domain-containing protein — MKFRIVLITLALLVLTSFSVWAKSTELQEPLIKVGLALQQTRVTVSADTAFFLRTDDANEFKKVYKAKENLSITIQGGRLAVNGIPTATSVIRLSFSDSPNRGHGGKLEQAVNEADSLNQQGQFIQLNGKRYRGVIEVRRQAGDNTLTAINILPMEAYLYGVIPKEISPSWPMEAIRAQAVAARSYAFAGVGKHQGQGFDVCPTVHCQVYGGRDSEAARSNQAVDETRGMMATYQGSVITAFFHSSSGGHTENSENVWGTPFPYLRGVRDFDQDSPRFVWDRRISIAQLTELLRTAGLSVGEVTGIELSPLTHQPVKAADRGVSGRVKTIKITGTAGRVQLSGAKFSSLLSLPSTLFDVSIARGEALPALTGKSARRGLVQDSSRDILLLSGKGSGHGIGLSQWGAKAMAEKAPLGSNQFYKEILAYYYPGATIQRWYK; from the coding sequence ATGAAGTTCCGCATTGTACTGATCACGCTAGCTCTGCTAGTGCTAACTTCGTTTTCTGTTTGGGCTAAGTCGACCGAATTGCAAGAGCCACTGATTAAAGTCGGCCTGGCGTTACAGCAGACTCGAGTGACCGTATCTGCCGATACTGCATTTTTTTTGCGTACCGACGACGCTAATGAATTTAAAAAGGTGTATAAGGCGAAGGAGAATTTAAGTATTACTATACAGGGGGGCCGTTTGGCGGTAAATGGGATTCCTACGGCGACTTCGGTTATCAGGCTAAGCTTCTCCGACTCGCCGAATCGAGGGCATGGTGGCAAGCTGGAACAGGCTGTGAATGAGGCGGACAGCCTAAATCAGCAGGGGCAGTTTATTCAACTTAATGGCAAGCGCTACCGCGGTGTCATCGAGGTTCGACGGCAAGCAGGGGACAATACTTTAACTGCAATTAATATTCTACCGATGGAAGCATATTTGTACGGTGTAATTCCTAAGGAAATATCGCCTTCCTGGCCAATGGAAGCTATCAGGGCGCAGGCAGTTGCGGCGCGCAGTTATGCGTTCGCAGGCGTTGGCAAACACCAGGGTCAGGGCTTTGATGTATGTCCCACCGTGCATTGCCAGGTGTACGGCGGTCGCGATAGCGAAGCAGCCCGCAGTAATCAGGCGGTAGATGAAACACGGGGCATGATGGCAACCTACCAAGGCAGTGTTATTACAGCTTTCTTCCATTCTAGTTCCGGCGGACACACGGAAAACAGTGAAAATGTCTGGGGCACGCCATTCCCGTATCTGCGAGGAGTGCGAGATTTTGATCAAGACTCTCCCCGTTTTGTCTGGGATCGTCGCATAAGTATTGCCCAATTAACCGAACTGCTGCGAACAGCTGGTTTGTCGGTAGGAGAAGTTACTGGTATTGAATTATCACCGTTAACTCACCAGCCCGTAAAAGCGGCTGATCGCGGTGTATCCGGAAGGGTAAAAACGATTAAAATTACCGGGACGGCGGGGAGAGTGCAGCTAAGCGGTGCAAAATTTAGCTCTCTCTTGAGCCTGCCCAGCACTCTGTTTGATGTTTCCATCGCTCGGGGAGAAGCTCTACCTGCATTGACGGGTAAGTCTGCCCGACGCGGGCTTGTTCAGGACTCGTCTCGTGATATCTTACTCCTTTCTGGCAAAGGATCAGGACATGGAATTGGTCTATCGCAATGGGGTGCCAAGGCCATGGCAGAGAAGGCACCGCTGGGCAGTAATCAATTCTACAAGGAAATCTTGGCATATTATTACCCTGGCGCGACAATACAAAGATGGTATAAGTAA
- a CDS encoding DUF2905 domain-containing protein codes for MFGFDSLGKTLMTVGVLLLIAGALVHFGGKILPLGRLPGDFHWEKENFSFHFPFATSIIISIVLTLLLNLLFRR; via the coding sequence ATGTTCGGCTTTGATTCTTTAGGTAAGACGCTGATGACTGTTGGTGTCCTTTTATTGATAGCTGGTGCGCTCGTCCATTTCGGCGGCAAGATTCTGCCGCTTGGCCGCTTGCCGGGCGATTTTCACTGGGAGAAAGAGAACTTCAGTTTCCACTTTCCTTTTGCTACATCGATTATTATCAGCATTGTGCTAACGCTTTTACTGAACTTGTTATTTCGAAGATAG
- a CDS encoding epoxyqueuosine reductase QueH, which translates to MNLFLHMCCGPCSVYPVSYLREQGHQLTGWFYNPNIHPYKEFRRRLDTAGEFARRVELIMLVQDDYTLEDFLTRALTAPEGRCYACYRLRLDEAARTAKESGFNAFTTTLLVSPYQKHDLIRQAGEAAAEKFDIPFYYQDFRPGWKEGVTKSLEMELYRQPYCGCIFSERDRYWKPKKQGAENVRL; encoded by the coding sequence GTGAATCTATTTTTACATATGTGCTGTGGCCCATGCTCAGTGTATCCGGTAAGCTATCTGCGTGAACAAGGGCATCAGCTAACCGGTTGGTTTTATAATCCCAATATTCATCCTTACAAAGAATTCCGGCGTCGTCTCGATACTGCCGGTGAATTTGCCCGCCGAGTTGAGTTGATTATGCTGGTGCAAGACGATTATACGTTGGAGGACTTTCTCACTCGCGCATTAACAGCGCCGGAGGGGCGTTGCTATGCCTGCTACCGACTTCGATTGGATGAAGCGGCTCGCACGGCAAAGGAAAGCGGTTTTAATGCGTTTACTACTACACTGTTAGTGAGTCCTTATCAAAAGCATGATTTAATCCGCCAGGCGGGCGAGGCAGCCGCGGAGAAATTTGACATACCCTTTTATTATCAAGATTTTCGCCCAGGTTGGAAAGAGGGGGTTACGAAAAGTCTTGAGATGGAGTTGTATCGACAACCGTATTGCGGCTGCATTTTCAGCGAGCGTGACCGTTATTGGAAACCGAAGAAACAGGGGGCTGAAAATGTTCGGCTTTGA
- the ruvB gene encoding Holliday junction branch migration DNA helicase RuvB: MMEQERIIAGGEQDADSWQYSLRPRRLQEYIGQEQVKDNLSIFVQAAISRGEALDHVLLYGPPGLGKTTLAGIVANELGVNFRVTSGPAIERSGDLAAILTNLSDRDVLFIDEIHRLSRTVEEILYSAMEDYALDIMIGKGPSARSIRLDLPRFTLVGATTRAGALTAPLRDRFGVICRLEFYQTEELMFIVSRAADILKVSIEPSGAEEIARRSRGTPRIANRLLKRVRDFAQVAGSGTITKTIAQEALARLEVDACGLDKTDQRLLTTIISKFGGGPVGLDTLAASISEETETIEDVYEPFLLQLGFLQRTPRGRVATRAAYEHMGFAYSMKEAVDKQDSLW; the protein is encoded by the coding sequence ATGATGGAACAAGAACGGATAATTGCCGGTGGGGAACAAGATGCAGATTCTTGGCAATATAGTCTGCGTCCACGGCGTTTACAGGAATACATTGGGCAAGAACAAGTAAAGGACAATTTGTCCATTTTCGTCCAGGCTGCAATATCACGCGGAGAAGCGCTTGATCATGTGCTGCTTTATGGACCGCCAGGTTTAGGTAAAACAACGTTAGCTGGGATTGTAGCCAATGAATTGGGAGTGAATTTCCGCGTCACCTCAGGCCCAGCTATTGAACGTTCAGGCGATTTGGCGGCAATTCTCACCAACTTAAGCGACCGGGATGTATTATTTATTGATGAGATTCATCGGCTGTCGCGTACTGTTGAAGAAATCCTCTATTCAGCAATGGAAGACTATGCCCTTGATATCATGATTGGCAAAGGCCCCAGTGCTAGGTCTATTCGCCTGGACTTACCACGGTTTACTCTAGTTGGGGCAACGACTAGGGCTGGAGCGCTAACCGCTCCACTCAGAGACCGATTTGGCGTAATTTGCCGACTGGAGTTTTATCAGACAGAAGAGCTTATGTTTATTGTTAGCCGCGCTGCCGATATTCTGAAGGTTTCTATCGAGCCCTCAGGAGCTGAGGAAATTGCTCGGCGCTCACGCGGCACACCGCGAATCGCCAACCGCCTGTTAAAACGGGTGCGGGATTTTGCGCAGGTCGCTGGATCGGGGACGATTACTAAAACAATCGCCCAAGAAGCACTCGCGCGGCTAGAAGTAGACGCTTGTGGACTGGATAAGACTGATCAACGGTTGCTAACCACAATTATCAGCAAATTTGGCGGTGGTCCGGTGGGCTTGGATACACTGGCTGCTTCGATAAGTGAAGAAACTGAGACGATTGAAGATGTATATGAACCGTTTCTATTGCAGTTGGGATTTTTGCAACGCACGCCGCGCGGACGAGTTGCGACGCGGGCTGCGTATGAACATATGGGCTTTGCATACTCTATGAAGGAAGCCGTAGACAAACAAGACTCACTTTGGTGA
- the ruvA gene encoding Holliday junction branch migration protein RuvA, whose protein sequence is MIGYVRGKISHLFPDSCFVDVNGVGYRVFIPQSTRQNLSKGAETTLFTYLNVREDALLLYGFSSQQEYDLFILLTSVSGIGPKVGLGILSAISPTDFIMAVGQKNFSLLTKIPGVGKKTAERIVLELKDKIGEADPDNVIIAAATDAAGSIQAEALQALLTLGYTQQEITPVLRKAAEATSVEEIIKLALKEFSGRS, encoded by the coding sequence ATGATTGGCTATGTACGTGGCAAAATTTCACACCTTTTTCCTGATAGTTGTTTTGTTGACGTTAACGGTGTGGGCTACCGGGTATTTATCCCGCAGTCAACTCGGCAGAACTTATCAAAAGGTGCGGAAACGACACTGTTTACCTACTTAAATGTGCGCGAAGACGCACTTCTATTATATGGTTTCAGCAGTCAGCAAGAATATGATTTGTTCATACTTTTGACATCAGTCAGCGGAATCGGTCCCAAGGTTGGTCTTGGGATTTTGTCAGCGATTAGTCCTACTGATTTTATTATGGCCGTCGGCCAAAAGAACTTCAGCCTGTTAACAAAGATCCCAGGAGTCGGCAAAAAGACTGCTGAACGGATTGTTCTTGAATTAAAAGATAAAATTGGAGAAGCCGATCCGGATAACGTTATTATCGCTGCTGCCACTGACGCTGCCGGCTCGATACAGGCGGAGGCCTTACAAGCACTACTGACTCTCGGCTATACACAACAGGAGATCACGCCTGTTCTGCGTAAGGCTGCTGAGGCAACAAGTGTTGAAGAAATCATTAAGCTTGCCTTGAAGGAATTCTCTGGGAGGTCATGA
- the ruvC gene encoding crossover junction endodeoxyribonuclease RuvC: MLALGIDPGTAICGYGVVRLEGSTLKAVAYGAIETRAGEPVEMRLNSVFQGIDQVIKQYKPDIVGVEKLFFNRNVTTAMTVSQARGVILLAAAQNAIQLAEFTPLQVKQSVAGYGKATKEQIIYMTEKLLRLPAKPHPDDVADALAVAICSLHTHTFNKVWECKR; the protein is encoded by the coding sequence ATGCTGGCGCTGGGAATTGATCCGGGAACTGCGATATGCGGTTACGGAGTGGTTAGATTGGAAGGAAGCACGCTGAAGGCCGTAGCCTATGGCGCCATTGAAACGCGCGCGGGCGAGCCGGTCGAAATGCGGCTGAACTCGGTATTTCAGGGAATCGATCAAGTGATAAAACAATACAAGCCGGATATTGTTGGCGTTGAAAAGCTTTTCTTCAACCGCAATGTAACGACAGCCATGACGGTTAGCCAGGCTAGGGGTGTTATCTTGTTGGCTGCGGCGCAGAATGCCATACAACTTGCTGAGTTTACACCATTGCAGGTTAAACAGTCGGTTGCCGGATACGGCAAGGCGACAAAAGAACAAATTATCTATATGACCGAGAAATTGCTGCGATTGCCGGCAAAGCCGCATCCTGATGATGTGGCTGACGCACTGGCGGTTGCTATCTGCAGTTTACATACACATACTTTTAATAAGGTCTGGGAGTGTAAGCGATGA
- a CDS encoding BofC C-terminal domain-containing protein, which produces MLLPKLSTRNKWFAGALFILAALVGYFGYGYISKNPPIVDYRAQPQSEKVQHDARLKITAETMLHQKMIYKKCGDQENLRARPSENYIGMTLSQIQVAYPGWTIDYFDATEVRMTLEIDNFCREHANGMYIGTKDGYVTVFYGKPGIKPIVKEVTKIATKQLVAEDVAELEKGIVVNTKEELLRTLEGMQSQ; this is translated from the coding sequence TTGCTATTGCCAAAATTGAGTACCCGTAATAAGTGGTTCGCCGGCGCTTTGTTTATTCTTGCTGCTTTAGTTGGCTATTTTGGTTATGGCTATATTAGTAAAAATCCGCCAATTGTCGACTATCGGGCTCAGCCCCAGAGCGAGAAAGTTCAACATGATGCGAGATTAAAGATTACTGCTGAGACAATGCTGCATCAAAAGATGATTTATAAAAAATGTGGTGACCAGGAGAACCTTCGAGCCAGACCATCGGAGAATTACATTGGCATGACTCTTTCACAGATTCAAGTCGCGTACCCTGGCTGGACGATTGATTATTTTGATGCAACCGAAGTACGTATGACACTTGAAATCGACAACTTCTGCCGTGAACACGCAAATGGAATGTACATTGGTACTAAGGATGGTTATGTCACTGTGTTCTATGGCAAACCGGGCATTAAGCCTATCGTCAAGGAAGTCACAAAAATAGCGACAAAACAACTGGTTGCTGAAGATGTCGCCGAACTGGAAAAAGGAATTGTTGTAAATACCAAGGAAGAATTGTTGCGAACACTCGAAGGCATGCAATCACAATAA
- a CDS encoding YebC/PmpR family DNA-binding transcriptional regulator — protein MSGHSKWANIKHKKGRMDALRGKVTTKISREITIAVKNGGADATGNMRLKLALQKARENNIPKENIQRAIQKGQGSLEGSNYEEFMYEGYGPAGVAVMLDILTDNRNRTAADIRHLFSKNNGNLGESGCVSWMFTKKGIIIVEKDGVDEESLMMLALDSGADDFSADGDVYEILTDPDQFEAVQQALDAAKITVASAQLSMVPQTTVSLADEDATKVTKLLEALEEHDDVQEVYTNADLPDEEEED, from the coding sequence ATGTCAGGACATTCTAAATGGGCTAATATTAAGCATAAAAAAGGCAGAATGGATGCTTTGCGCGGCAAAGTCACTACTAAGATTAGTCGTGAAATTACCATTGCGGTAAAAAATGGTGGTGCTGACGCTACGGGGAATATGCGCTTGAAATTGGCTCTGCAGAAAGCACGGGAAAATAATATTCCCAAAGAAAATATCCAACGTGCTATTCAAAAAGGTCAAGGTTCCTTAGAGGGCAGTAATTACGAAGAATTCATGTATGAAGGATATGGACCAGCTGGGGTTGCCGTCATGCTCGATATCCTGACTGACAATCGCAACCGTACAGCGGCTGATATTCGTCACTTGTTTTCAAAGAATAATGGCAACCTCGGTGAGTCTGGTTGTGTTTCTTGGATGTTCACTAAAAAGGGTATCATCATTGTTGAAAAAGATGGCGTTGACGAGGAATCGCTGATGATGCTGGCCCTTGATTCCGGCGCAGATGATTTCTCTGCTGATGGTGATGTCTATGAAATTCTTACCGATCCTGATCAATTTGAGGCAGTGCAACAAGCTTTGGATGCTGCGAAGATTACCGTTGCATCAGCCCAACTGTCTATGGTTCCACAGACGACGGTCAGCCTTGCTGATGAGGACGCAACCAAAGTGACGAAGTTGCTTGAAGCGTTGGAAGAACATGATGACGTGCAGGAAGTCTATACGAATGCTGACCTGCCTGATGAGGAAGAAGAGGATTGA